In Choloepus didactylus isolate mChoDid1 chromosome 18, mChoDid1.pri, whole genome shotgun sequence, a single genomic region encodes these proteins:
- the SMIM5 gene encoding small integral membrane protein 5, giving the protein MAAPNFVQEMHSVGERLLLKLQRLPQAEPVEIVAFSVILLFTATVLLMMMIACGYCCIHCCCPEQRGRKVQVRPMTPP; this is encoded by the exons ATGGCAGCCCCAAACTTTGTACAAGAAATGCACTCCGTGGGTGAGAGGCTGCTGCTCAAGTTGCAAAGGTTGCCGCAGGCTGAGCCTGTAGAGATTGTGGCCTTCTCGGTCATCCTCCTGTTCACAG CCACAGTTCtgctgatgatgatgatagccTGTGGCTACTGCTGCATTCACTGCTGCTGCCCTGAGCAGAGGGGCAGGAAGGTCCAAGTGCGGCCCATGACCCCTCCATGA
- the SMIM6 gene encoding small integral membrane protein 6, producing the protein MDKVRTKGNLTWNNEFWENPWDQGGLAVISLFIIMVLFLVMFAIVFGLLSPPEKVSECEED; encoded by the coding sequence ATGGACAAAGTGAGAACAAAAGGGAATCTAACCTGGAATAATGAGTTTTGGGAGAACCCCTGGGACCAGGGGGGACTGGCAGTGATCAGCTTATTCATCATCATGGTCCTCTTCCTGGTCATGTTTGCTATTGTGTTTGGTCTACTCTCTCCGCCGGAGAAGGTCAGCGAGTGTGAAGAGGACTGA